The following coding sequences lie in one Chitinophagaceae bacterium genomic window:
- a CDS encoding SulP family inorganic anion transporter — MEESSPTTTKPILHHLRNWRTLIPILQWFPKYEKKFLTWDIIAGITLASFVLPESMAYATLAGLPVQAGIYCCLAAGLFFAVFTTAKQVAVGPTSAISLMVGTTVAVLSGGDLQRWMAIAELTALVIAVICVLAYIFKLSSLVSFISESILLGFKAGAALSIATTQLPKIFGVEGGGSNFFERIITLIKNLPETNWIVFAFGMVALALLLIGDKLFPGKPVSLVVLIASIVVISVTSLTSYGIHITGAIPSGMPSIGKPSLRMSDVDGVLALAFACFLMGYIETVSAARTFALKNNYEINPRQELLSMGAANFAAAFSGGYPVAGGLSQSTVNEKSGAKTPLSLIICSVTLAVLLLFFTDLLKNLPEVLLAVIVIHAVAGLIKVKELKRIYKLSKLEFTVAMIAVAGVLTFGILKGVMIAVLMSIAFLLRRTATPNVAVLGRIGNTVRFSDILRHTDNTEIDGVKILRVEASILYFNADHIFADIMRKISLDKNNNKLLILDLSSSPFVDVSGSKMLLQLSNELKLRGVTFKIVEALSQARDLLRAQGMEEIIGHISRKVSVNDIVLEYASTNK, encoded by the coding sequence ATGGAAGAATCTTCGCCCACAACAACAAAACCAATCCTGCATCACCTTCGCAATTGGAGAACACTTATTCCCATCCTCCAATGGTTTCCAAAGTATGAGAAGAAATTTTTAACCTGGGACATCATTGCCGGAATCACACTGGCCTCCTTCGTTCTCCCTGAATCAATGGCGTATGCCACGCTTGCCGGACTTCCTGTGCAGGCCGGTATTTATTGCTGCCTGGCTGCAGGATTGTTCTTCGCGGTTTTCACTACTGCAAAACAAGTAGCTGTTGGTCCAACATCAGCAATTTCGCTCATGGTGGGAACCACTGTAGCTGTTCTTTCCGGCGGAGATTTACAGAGATGGATGGCCATTGCTGAACTTACTGCATTAGTGATCGCTGTCATTTGTGTACTGGCTTATATTTTCAAGCTCAGCTCTCTAGTCAGCTTCATCAGTGAAAGTATTTTACTTGGATTCAAAGCTGGCGCGGCACTTTCAATTGCAACCACCCAATTACCGAAAATATTTGGCGTAGAAGGAGGAGGATCAAATTTTTTCGAACGCATTATTACCTTGATAAAAAACCTGCCTGAAACAAACTGGATCGTATTTGCTTTTGGAATGGTTGCACTCGCGCTGTTGCTCATTGGTGATAAACTATTTCCCGGAAAACCGGTTTCGCTCGTAGTGTTGATTGCTTCCATTGTAGTGATTTCTGTCACGTCCTTAACTTCCTATGGCATTCACATTACGGGTGCTATTCCGAGTGGAATGCCATCGATCGGCAAACCCTCTCTTCGCATGAGCGATGTGGATGGCGTGCTTGCGCTTGCGTTCGCCTGTTTCCTCATGGGTTACATTGAAACGGTTTCTGCTGCCCGCACCTTCGCGTTGAAAAATAATTATGAGATCAATCCACGGCAGGAATTACTTTCCATGGGTGCCGCGAATTTTGCAGCGGCATTTTCAGGCGGTTATCCTGTTGCCGGTGGTTTATCACAATCAACTGTGAATGAAAAGTCAGGAGCAAAAACTCCGTTGTCGCTGATTATTTGTTCAGTTACACTTGCTGTGTTATTACTTTTTTTCACAGACTTGCTCAAAAATCTTCCTGAGGTTTTACTGGCAGTGATAGTAATTCATGCAGTTGCCGGTCTCATAAAAGTGAAAGAACTTAAACGCATTTATAAACTCAGTAAGCTGGAGTTCACGGTGGCCATGATTGCTGTTGCCGGTGTACTGACTTTTGGTATATTAAAAGGCGTTATGATTGCTGTTTTAATGTCTATTGCATTTCTGCTGCGTCGCACAGCTACGCCGAATGTAGCAGTGCTTGGACGGATTGGCAATACCGTTCGCTTTTCCGATATCTTGAGGCATACTGACAATACAGAGATCGATGGCGTAAAAATTTTACGTGTTGAAGCATCCATACTATATTTTAATGCTGATCATATTTTCGCTGATATTATGCGCAAAATCAGTCTCGACAAAAACAACAATAAGCTGTTGATACTTGATTTGTCGTCTTCACCATTCGTTGATGTTTCGGGATCAAAGATGTTGCTCCAGCTTAGCAATGAGCTAAAACTCAGAGGTGTCACCTTTAAAATTGTGGAAGCTCTTTCGCAAGCGCGTGACCTGTTGCGCGCCCAGGGCATGGAAGAAATAATCGGACATATCAGCAGGAAAGTTTCAGTGAATGATATCGTGTTGGAATATGCATCAACAAATAAATAA
- a CDS encoding type II toxin-antitoxin system VapC family toxin encodes MICLDTSILIDFFRKKEKNKSRFFQFSSQQYLFAVSTITEFEIFVGSNSMQQTYWEEFFNQLLILPFTSQAARRAATIEAELKRIGKGLEIPDLMIAATAIENNLKLATLNISHFQRITNLRLM; translated from the coding sequence CTGATTTGCCTCGATACGTCGATACTCATTGATTTCTTCAGAAAAAAGGAAAAAAATAAAAGCAGGTTCTTTCAATTTTCATCACAGCAATACCTGTTTGCAGTTTCCACCATAACAGAGTTTGAAATTTTTGTTGGTAGTAATTCCATGCAACAAACCTATTGGGAAGAATTTTTCAACCAGCTTCTAATTTTACCTTTCACAAGTCAAGCGGCCCGAAGAGCAGCAACAATTGAAGCGGAATTGAAACGCATAGGTAAAGGATTGGAAATTCCTGATCTAATGATCGCTGCAACTGCCATTGAAAACAATCTGAAGTTAGCAACATTAAATATTTCTCACTTTCAAAGAATAACCAACTTAAGGTTGATGTAG